The stretch of DNA CATGCTCCCATATTCTCAGGTTCTTCCTGTACCCAAATCCATTCTTCTGCATTGCTGTATTTCTCTTTAATCGCATTGTATTGCTCATAAGGGAATGGATAGATCTGTTCTAAACGAACAACAGCCACGTCCTTACGGCCATCTTTTTGTTGCTGATCAAGTAATTCATAATAAATCTTACCTGAACAGAACAATACGCGTTTAACGTCTTTTGCTTTTACGTAGTTATCGTCGATGATCTCTTTAAAGCCACCTTTAGTAAAGTCGGCCAATGGACTCACACATGCAGGGTGACGCAATAAGCTTTTAGGCGAGAATACTGTTAATGGTTTACGGAATTCATTCTTTAACTGACGGCGCATAATGTGGAAGATCTGTGCCGGTGTAGTACAATTAGCTACATACATATTGTACTCTGCACAAAGCTCCATCATACGCTCGATACGAGCTGATGAGTGCTCAGGTCCTTGACCCTCAAAACCATGAGGTAATAACATTACCAATGCATTACTGCGTTGCCATTTGGTTTCTGCAGCAGCAATGTATTGATCGATAACGATCTGTGCACCGTTAACAAAATCACCAAACTGAGCTTCCCAAATTGTTAAAGCATTTGGAGAAGCCATCGCATAACCATATTCAAAACCTAAAACGCCATACTCTGAAAGGTGTGAGTTATAGATTTCAAATGGAGCTGCAGGTGAAGTAGCTACTTTTTCCTGAATTGGATTGTATTCCTCATCCGACTCTTCTACCTTAATGATAGCATGACGGTGTGAGAATGTACCACGTTCAACATCCTCTCCTGAGAAACGTACTCGGTGGCCTTCATTAACCAAAGTAGCGTAAGCTAATAATTCACCCATCGCCCAATCCAACGATTTAGTTTCGTTGATCATTTTCTTGCGATCGCCAAATAGCTTTTCAATCTTGTTAATGAATTTTTTATCTGAAGGAAGATCGGTGATCCTATTTCCTATATCAACTAATGTTTTCTCGCTTACCGCGGTATCAACTGATTTTACAAAGTCTTCAGGGGTAGCAAAACGCATACCTTTCCATGGACCTTGCATGGTTGGTTTTGTAAACTTAGGCGCTTCTTGTTTTACTTCATCCAATCGTTCTTGCAACATTTTACGGAAGTTCTTATCCATTTCTTTTGCAAGATTGGCATCCACATCACCTTGTTTCAACAATTTTTCATTGTAGATCTCACGTGGATTTGGATGTTTCTCAATCGCTTTGTATAAAGTAGGCTGAGTGAAGCGAGGCTCATCTCCTTCATTGTGACCGTAACGACGGTAACAAAGAATGTCAATGAACACATCATTATGGAATTTCTGACGGTATTCCATTGCCAGGTTAATTGCATAAACAACCGCTTCCACATCATCTCCATTTACATGGAACACAGGAGAAAGGGTTACTTTAGCAATATCTGTACAATAAGTACTTGAACGAGCATCACGGTAGTTGGTAGTAAAACCAACCTGGTTATTGATTACCAGGTGAATAGTTCCTCCAGTTTTGTAAGCATCAAGCTTAGCCATCTGAAGTACTTCGTAAACAATACCCTGACCTGCTACAGAGGCATCACCATGAATTAATATTGGTGCAAGCTGCTTATAATCATTATCGTATTTCTGATCGATCTTAGCACGAGCAATACCTGTTACTACACCATCAACAGTTTCAAGGTGTGAAGGATTTGGACAAAGGCTCAAGTGAACATCTTTACCATCTACTGTTTGTACATCGGTAGAGAATCCCATGTGATATTTTACATCACCTCCAAATGGCGCACTTTCATCGTAGTTTTTACCTTCAAACTCTGTGAAAATATCTTTGTAGGTTTTGTTCATGATATTGGCCAATACGTTCAAACGACCGCGATGAGCCATACCAATAACAAACTCTTTAATGCCTAATTCTGCACCTTTCTCAATAACTGAGTCTAAAGCAGGAATAACTGTTTCAGCTCCTTCTAAAGAGAAACGTTTTTGTCCTAAGAATTTTGTGTGAAGGAAGTTTTCAAAAACAACTGCCTGATTCAGTTTATGAAGAATACGTTTTTTCTCATCAGAAGTAAATTTTTGCTTATTTCTGCTGCTTTCCATACGCTCCTCAAACCACTTCATTTTTTCAGGGTTACGGATGTATTTGTATTCAGCTCCTACTGATTCACAATAGGTTTCTTCAAGCAGCTGACGAATGTTTCTCAAAGTTGTAGCGCCTAATCCAACTTCGATACCTGCATTGAATACAGTATCCATGTCAGCTTCGCTTAAGCCGAAAGTTTCCAGTTCTTTACCTGGGAAAAACTTCATGCGTTCGCGAACAGGATTAGTTTTAGTGAACAAGTGGCCGCGTTGTCTGTAGCCGTTTATCATGTTCAACACCTTCATTTCTTTTTCAAAATGCTCATTTGTTGCAGGCACATCGGCTCCTGCTTCTGAATTTTTGCCTAATTCAAAGCCTTCGAAAAATTTCTGCCAGCTGAAATCAACTGACGTCGGATCACTTTTATATTGTTGATAAAGAGATTCGATATACGAGGTGTGCGCGTTGGTAAGATACGTGAGATTATCCATTCTACTTACTTATTTTCCAATAAAATCTGTCGGGTAGCAAAAGTAGTTATCTTACCTGTTATATGGAAAGAAAAAAAGGAATTTTGCGTTTATAGAAAATGATTTACATCAGTTAATCATTCTGATGCAATTTTAACCTTTCTGACCATTTAACAAGTAAAATACAGTCGTTGCACTTCGGCATTGTTATTAATAAAATCGATTAGTTCAGGTACATTTTTAATCACTGTTAAGCGATCTTGAGGAGTAATGGCAGAATTTAATGCCAAATGCCCTGAAACAGCTAATGGCCATTTTGGTAAATTTTCAAGCAATTTAGTAACCATGATATTTACATCTCCAAATACAGTATCGGTAATAAGGAATGTAATTGCATAATCAGGATCATAATAACTGGCTACCTGAAAAAGGTCTTCATACGGCAAGTTAGCTCCCAGGTACAACACATGATGACCACGAGACTTAATCAAATAATTGGCAAAAAGCAGACTTAACTCGTGAGCCTCTCCTTCTGGTAAAAAGAGCATATATTTTTTAGCAAGCTCAGGGTTAGGAGTTTCAATCTTACTAATTGCGGTGATAAGCTTTTGCTTGATAAGGTGAGTGATAAAATGCTCGTGCGCAGGATTAATAGTACCGGCCTGCCACATCATTCCTATCTTATGAAGAAATGGATAAACAACTTCCAACATAGTACGCTCCATACCCATCGACTGAATACTTGTTTCCATTGTTTCTTCAAAAATGGCTTCATCAAGGGTAAGCATAGCATTGCACATAGACCCAATGGTACATGAACAACCATTAATTTCGCAGTCGGCAAGCTTATTTATTTGATTGGAGATATCATTCTCACTCATTTTCGCCACTTCAGAAATTCTCATCCCTGAATCGAGCAACAATGAAATATTCAGAAACTTTTTCAGATCACAATCATCATAGTACCTGATATTGGTATCTGTTCTTTTGGGGATAATTAGGTTATATCGTTGTTCCCAAACCCGGATGGTATGTGCTTTAATACCTGTCAAACACTCTATATCACTTATCGAGAACTTTTTCACTCTTTTATTATTTCTGCAAGTTTAACAATTGTTAACGCATTGTTGTTTGTAAGTTAAACGTAGTACTACAAAGAAAATAAATTCACTTAAATTCTTCGCCAGTCCTTCAATATACTATGTATTGATTTAGCGTCTTCTTAATATTTTATTCTGTAGCTATAACGAGTAAAAACGATAATTGTTTAAACTTCAACGCAATTCATCTTTAAACTTAAACTAAACAATTTTTGTTACCATCAAGTTAATTATTTTTAGTTTAGGTTATACCTGTCTAACCAATGTTTTTTTGTTTGTTTTGTTTATAACCTAACCTTGTTGCTTAGCTCATTTTTGATTTCATCATATGAAAATTGCCATTCTAGACGACTACCAAAATGCTGTAAAAGATCTTAACTGTTTCCAGTGGTTAAAAGACTACGATGTTACCATTTTAACTGAAACGGAGAAGAACACCATTCTACTGGCCGAAAAGCTTAAAAACATTGAAATTCTGGTGTTGATAAGAGAACGTACTCAAATCAATGAAGATTTGTTAAGTAAGCTGCCTGATTTAAAGCTCATTAGCCAAACGGGTAAAATCGCTAATCACTTGGACTTGCCCGCTTGCACACAACACAAAGTTGCGATTGCGGAAGGCATTGGTTCTCCCATCGCACCGGCCGAGCTAACATGGTCGCTCATTATGAATACGGTTCGACAAGTTCCTGCTGCCATTGAAGATTTCAAAAATGGTAAATGGCAAACCAATATCGGATCAACAATTTACGGTAAGACAATTGGTATCTGGGGTTATGGAAAAATTGGAAAAATGGTTGCCGGTTATGCTAAAGCGTTCGGCGCTAAAGTATTGGTATGGGGAAGTGAAAACTCAAGGATAAATGCTGTAAATGACGGTTTTGAAAGTGCTAAAAGTAAAGAAGATTTTTTCAGATTGGCAGATGTGGTTTCGCTGCACTTGAGGCTTAACGATAAAACAGCTGGAATTGTCAAAGAAACTGATCTACTATTAATGAAACCTACAGCAGCTTTAATAAATACCGCTCGTGCCGAATTAATTGAAGAAGGAACTTTACTTAAATGCTTAAAAACGGGTCGTCCAGGTTTTGCAGGGGTGGACGTTTATGAAAACGAGCCCATCTATGATAGTAACTATGAACTTTTGCAAATGAAAAACGTTGTTTGTACACCTCATTTAGGCTATGTAGAAAAAAGCGGATATGAACTGTACTTTGCCAAAGCCTTTGAGAATGCAATCAACTATATTAATGGCAATCCTACCAACATTGCCAATCCTGAAGTATTGTAATATTGAACAGTTAATTAAACTCAGGTTGCCAGTTATAATATGTACTCCATCCGAGTAAAAGATTGCTAATGTTGCGATTATAAAAAAGCTTTTTGCGAGGCAACTAACGTTAATTAGTTAGTATTCAAAACATAAACATAGCAAACGCGTTATGTAAATAAGTAGTCAAAAGCTTACATCTAAACTCATAAATTTATGGACGCTCGTGAGAAAATTAAAACCGCGTATATGGACTATGTTCTTACTAACAATGAACAGCCCAAGTCGGTATACGCTTTTACCAAGTCTTTAAAACTGAAAGAAGAAGACTTTTACAAACATTTTAATTCATT from Solitalea canadensis DSM 3403 encodes:
- a CDS encoding D-2-hydroxyacid dehydrogenase family protein; protein product: MKIAILDDYQNAVKDLNCFQWLKDYDVTILTETEKNTILLAEKLKNIEILVLIRERTQINEDLLSKLPDLKLISQTGKIANHLDLPACTQHKVAIAEGIGSPIAPAELTWSLIMNTVRQVPAAIEDFKNGKWQTNIGSTIYGKTIGIWGYGKIGKMVAGYAKAFGAKVLVWGSENSRINAVNDGFESAKSKEDFFRLADVVSLHLRLNDKTAGIVKETDLLLMKPTAALINTARAELIEEGTLLKCLKTGRPGFAGVDVYENEPIYDSNYELLQMKNVVCTPHLGYVEKSGYELYFAKAFENAINYINGNPTNIANPEVL
- a CDS encoding 2-oxoglutarate dehydrogenase E1 component codes for the protein MDNLTYLTNAHTSYIESLYQQYKSDPTSVDFSWQKFFEGFELGKNSEAGADVPATNEHFEKEMKVLNMINGYRQRGHLFTKTNPVRERMKFFPGKELETFGLSEADMDTVFNAGIEVGLGATTLRNIRQLLEETYCESVGAEYKYIRNPEKMKWFEERMESSRNKQKFTSDEKKRILHKLNQAVVFENFLHTKFLGQKRFSLEGAETVIPALDSVIEKGAELGIKEFVIGMAHRGRLNVLANIMNKTYKDIFTEFEGKNYDESAPFGGDVKYHMGFSTDVQTVDGKDVHLSLCPNPSHLETVDGVVTGIARAKIDQKYDNDYKQLAPILIHGDASVAGQGIVYEVLQMAKLDAYKTGGTIHLVINNQVGFTTNYRDARSSTYCTDIAKVTLSPVFHVNGDDVEAVVYAINLAMEYRQKFHNDVFIDILCYRRYGHNEGDEPRFTQPTLYKAIEKHPNPREIYNEKLLKQGDVDANLAKEMDKNFRKMLQERLDEVKQEAPKFTKPTMQGPWKGMRFATPEDFVKSVDTAVSEKTLVDIGNRITDLPSDKKFINKIEKLFGDRKKMINETKSLDWAMGELLAYATLVNEGHRVRFSGEDVERGTFSHRHAIIKVEESDEEYNPIQEKVATSPAAPFEIYNSHLSEYGVLGFEYGYAMASPNALTIWEAQFGDFVNGAQIVIDQYIAAAETKWQRSNALVMLLPHGFEGQGPEHSSARIERMMELCAEYNMYVANCTTPAQIFHIMRRQLKNEFRKPLTVFSPKSLLRHPACVSPLADFTKGGFKEIIDDNYVKAKDVKRVLFCSGKIYYELLDQQQKDGRKDVAVVRLEQIYPFPYEQYNAIKEKYSNAEEWIWVQEEPENMGAWPWLVRHLRREPLDVIARLEASSPATGYSKLHVAQQLNIIAKAFASKVKSEVKENVKKTTEKAVKVD
- a CDS encoding MerR family transcriptional regulator, whose translation is MKKFSISDIECLTGIKAHTIRVWEQRYNLIIPKRTDTNIRYYDDCDLKKFLNISLLLDSGMRISEVAKMSENDISNQINKLADCEINGCSCTIGSMCNAMLTLDEAIFEETMETSIQSMGMERTMLEVVYPFLHKIGMMWQAGTINPAHEHFITHLIKQKLITAISKIETPNPELAKKYMLFLPEGEAHELSLLFANYLIKSRGHHVLYLGANLPYEDLFQVASYYDPDYAITFLITDTVFGDVNIMVTKLLENLPKWPLAVSGHLALNSAITPQDRLTVIKNVPELIDFINNNAEVQRLYFTC